Within Cloacibacillus sp., the genomic segment ACTTCCGTCTCGGCCTCGCCGTCGGCAGCGGCATGAGCATGGACGAGGCGGTGGAGGAGCTGGGACAGGTCGCCGAGGGCGCCTACACGGTGCGCGCCGTCGTCGAAAACAGCAAAAAATTTGACGTCGATATGCCTCTCGCCGACGCGGTTTACCGCGTACTCTACAAGGATGAAGATCCTCACGAGCTGCTGAAAGAGCTCTTCGCAAGGCCGGTAAAACCGGAGATGCGGCTGTAGCCCGCGGGCGAAACACCGGCTGTAAAAAGAAAAAAGAGATGAGGAGGGATAAGCCCCTCCTCATTTTTGTCGTTTACGGCAGACGCGCCCTTATCCCGCTCGGCAGGCGTTCGGCGAATCAGCCCTTCGTTTCACGGCGGCGGCGAGCAGTGCCGTCGTCATCTGCGAGGCCGGCATCGCGAGCCATACGCCGGTCAGTCCGAGAAAGGCTGGCAGCATCAGCAGAAAAATCAGCAGCAGGAGCGGCTCGGCGTAGACAAGGATATATGATAGCAGGCTCTCCTCCGTCGCGTAAAAGCCGGCGGCGGTGATACGGGTATAGGCCAGAAAGAGGACTCCGGCGAGAAATAGCGGCAGCGTCTCGCCAACGCCGCGGCTCACCGGCGGCGACGCTCCGAAGAGGCCGCCAATCCGCCAGCGCGCCAGAAAGAGGAGGCAGACGGAGAAGAGGCTGAGCGCCCCCGCGGTAGCGTAGGCCAGCCGGCAGGTGCGTTTCATATCGGCCCGCCGACCCCTGCCGTAGTAGCGGCTGATCATCGGCTGGCAGCCGTCGCCTATCCCCTGCAGCAGCAGATAGACGATGGTGACGATATATCCCACGCAGGCGTAGCAGGCGACCGCTCCCTCGCCGCCGTAGAGGACGGCGAAGCGGTTCATGAGGATCATCCCGATCATGGGAGAAAAGGTTATCCCAAAGGGCGCGAGGGATATCTTCAATATCACCGAGAACAGATGCGGCGCGCGCCGCGCTGGAGGAAGGGAGAGCGGATATCTCTTTGCGGCAAAATAGAGCGCCGCGCCAAGCGCCGTCACCGCCTGCCCGATCACAGTAGCCGCCGCCGCGCCCGCCATGCCCCAGCCAAAGACCATGATAAAGAGCCAGTCCAGGATGATATTGGCGATAAAACCGGCGGACATGGCGAACATCGCACAGAGAGAACCGCCCATATTCCTTATCAGCGGGATGAGCCCCGTTCCAAAGACCTGGAACAGAGCGCCCGCGGCGATAAATACCAGATATTCCATACCAAGCGTGAGCGTCGCCCCCTCCGCGCCGAGAGCCCCGAGCAGCGGCCCGGCCAAGACAAAAAAGAGGAGGGAGAGCAGCGCGCCGCAGAGCAGCAGCAAGAGGAGCGCGGAGCTGAAATAGTGCCGCTCCCCCTCGGCGTCCCCCTGAGCGCCGCAGATGGCGAAGCGGATCGCGCCGCCCATGCCGATCCCCGTGCCCACGGCCTGCAAAAGCGCGGTGACGGGAAAGGCGAAGTTGATCGCCGCGAGCCCCGCGTCGCCGATGCTGTTGCCGACAAAAAAGCCGTCTACCACGGCGTAGACGCCGGATAGGGCGAAGGCCGCGAGAGAGGGCAGCACATAAGAAAAAAATTCTCCGGC encodes:
- a CDS encoding MATE family efflux transporter — encoded protein: MKNAGEFFSYVLPSLAAFALSGVYAVVDGFFVGNSIGDAGLAAINFAFPVTALLQAVGTGIGMGGAIRFAICGAQGDAEGERHYFSSALLLLLLCGALLSLLFFVLAGPLLGALGAEGATLTLGMEYLVFIAAGALFQVFGTGLIPLIRNMGGSLCAMFAMSAGFIANIILDWLFIMVFGWGMAGAAAATVIGQAVTALGAALYFAAKRYPLSLPPARRAPHLFSVILKISLAPFGITFSPMIGMILMNRFAVLYGGEGAVACYACVGYIVTIVYLLLQGIGDGCQPMISRYYGRGRRADMKRTCRLAYATAGALSLFSVCLLFLARWRIGGLFGASPPVSRGVGETLPLFLAGVLFLAYTRITAAGFYATEESLLSYILVYAEPLLLLIFLLMLPAFLGLTGVWLAMPASQMTTALLAAAVKRRADSPNACRAG